The Ostrea edulis chromosome 1, xbOstEdul1.1, whole genome shotgun sequence genomic sequence acacacacacacacacacacacacatatatatatatatatatatatatatatatatatatatatatatatataataaaatgacaTCATTGCAACGTTGAGAGATAAATTACAGAGTAAATTTTTGTGGTAGGCAATAAAGTACACATACAaagtaacaatataaaataattaatctGTTCATAGATACACCCACACACATAGAGACATCTGTTCATAGATACACCCACACACATAGAGACATCTGTTcaaagtgaataaaatataaagACCCATGATGTGATACAGTTTTAATGTCAGACAAAttgtatttcatgtaaattgatACACGTCTTGTGAATTTAAACGCCATATCATCACAAtcaatccaacattaagtatCCCATTTCGTAGACAACCAGAAGATTACTGGATCAGGAATCTAGGTACTGCATTTTCATATGGATGCAGTGATAATGTATATGGTGTAGGAAATTtaactagtccacaaggaaataacgtgaatgtgatgggattCTTTCCAAATACTCAAAGagggaaacgcagtcatggatatcgttcatataaaagaacaagtataaatgatgtcatgttttattcactttttccttacgtcaacagacaattagttCCACATCTTATTCACACAAAactactctgttccattgagttttacatacattatttgaagaagccacgGCCAGTCTATACTTGGaattttcaacacctgaatacaGACTGAACTCCATGactatggatgttgccaatcacaggctctttaaaccaacACGGTTCATGAGTGATATTATTTTcgaatcatgccgccagttccttaagctcaaatttaaaaacaaaggaatagatgccctcaacataagcaacattcttcgccataaaagagttcagtcgtgtattcctacttatttcaagttcaagtctacatcctgtatttcctacatatatacttctactattgcatccaaactttttaattataattttttttagagtgcatagatatagaccatcttatacttaatccacctatcTGTtcttcttctttcaactatagtccagttGAACATGTCATttctggtgatgttgatattgttgaaaattaggacctcaaatcacttgttctaaaaggtcctaaatacagagaacctccgTCTTTTATTTGGCGACAAATTTtaatctctattatgaattctgtcgaagattatgccagatgatgagctaaatatgaaaaagaatattgatacattgtcagaatggatttaAGGTGTAAGGGGTATATTGAAATCGCATTAgtcacatcaaaacaaaagtacgtaccatttatccttctgtgtttagtaaaccagaagtgataaaagaattagatagcttacacgaggaatatgttttggttccagctgataaagtttacaataacattgtatttgtttgtaaggctcattattacaactgtatgtTAAGCTACttgcattaattccactttcagtaatcgtacttatactccaactgccctttcaaaagatgacagTCTTCAAACCCATGCTCcagtttagacacatttaatatctctATCAATGGGTTGGATGAATATAAGTTACCATacttatactggattccaaaccttcataaaaacccttacaaacaaagatacattgctgaatccagtaagtgttctaccaagcctctatcttaGCATCTCACGAAAacattaacagctgtgaaggagaaacttcaaacgtacagTGCCACTACATTAAGAGCATATATAAGTCCCGGAAGATAAAATAAGTGAACATAGAAATGTATGCGGTCGCGGGCATTTCAAAGTTTACCTTCTTCACAAACATTATAAGGACAAtgttgtataaaaaaaaaaaagagcagaaaaatatttcattcaaaagcATTACTTTCGGGTTgtctttcattatttttatttcgagATACATATGAAAACGTGAAGGtaacaaacagcgatcaattCGATGacatatatagaaatatatatctatgtaaaacaattgcaatgaactcttagataaacataactgcccaaagtgaaaaatcaagaaatattcaatataaagCAGATAAAAATGCTTTATTTTGCTACCAACTTCCGTCCTTGACAAGGGTTGAACTCATGACCTGCAGAACTAAATCCTAGCAGCGTGTGACTACTGCGCTAGATCGATCAAGTCAAAAAACCTGCTTTCGGTTACGATAGAATTCTCGTCATACTGTCGCTTGCTACAGAATCTtatgagaatggaaatgggacaCAGATACTTGACGTAAATCTAAGATGATCATATAATACAGAtactttatttgaaatatttcatataaagcacAACGATCGTGCTTTCAACCCTATGCGTTCAATCCTGAGCGGATTTTCACTGATACAAGTCCATTGTATAAGTTTAGGATCTGATATCTTCAAACTTTAAAGGAGGGTTCCGTTCAAGGTAACTTTCCTTTATggtttcaaatatttcattcttgAACACTATTGCAGAAGGCTTAGCATTAGTTTGGATGTCTTCATGTTCCAACTCATCTACAATGGATAAAAATACGTTGATAATTTCACACGAGCAATGTTATCGTGCAATGTAATGGATCATATGAACATGGATACATTTATATGAGATATATTTCTCATTCCCTACATGGAAAGTTATTCTTTATCATTGAAACAATATAATCATTAGAACATCAGATAATGCTATAACCTACGATAGGATAACGTTTCCTCTTCGTGATGTTTGTCAAAATGCGAGTTCTGATTGTTCTTGTGCCTCTGACCATCTTTGCCGAGGGTCCCGTCACATGAGTCCTGGCTTTTGCTAACATTGCTTCTCATCACCCTCGCTTTATTGTTTTTCTCAGGTCgaaatataacaatataaatcTTTGTTAGGAAAAGACAAGCAAGAAACACGGTTGCATGGATGAACAGAGAAacacaaagagagataactcgcACTGCGGCTGTTCCTGAGAAAGCATACAATGGAACAAATGCCAACCAGATGACAGATGAGGTAAATGAACAATACATGATTTCTCGAGAATCGTTCATTCCTTCTGGGAGTTTTCTTGTTTTGATGGCGAAGACTAAACATACAATCATGAGCATAAAAGGCCAGAAAAGCAGAAGAAAGTAACTGAAATCACTGGAATCTTTACACGCTCGGTGCCCGATGGGCTGCTGTGCTAAAGCATCATAACTTATATCATGTGCAGGAGTGTCTACAATCATCCAAAATATTATGGCAAGAAGTTGCACCGCTGACAAGACAAGGGATAGTAACAGTGCCGTCTTCATTGTACATATGTAAGGTCGGAGCACATGTTGTCCCTTAAGCGCTCTCTGTTTTATCCCTGCTCTCACATCGAAAGCTCTTTTATAAACAATTAACTTCGACAGAACTGAAGAATAAGCCAAAGTATAACTCATACCGATAAATAAACGAGCTAGTGCACAAGACCCGGAAGTAGGTTTACTTAGTAATACAAAAGGCGATGAGTAAGACAGAAGAATGCTAAACAGCAAGACAATGCTTGTTTCAAAGCCAGTGGCTTTCAGTAGAGGGGTGTTTCTGGTTTTGACGACTACAACAGATACTGCCACACACAATAGAAACCCGAGTATACACAACACTAAAATAGCAATAGAAAATGGATTGTCGTACGTAAAATACGAAACAGTTATTCGTATACATTCATTTCGGTCTACATTTGAGGTGAATCCAATAGGGCAATTTACACACACGTAACTATTCGACGAATTAGCAATGGCTCCTGCAGGGCAAGGAGTGCACTCCCAACAACATTTTTCGGTTATTCTTTTTATATAACCTTTCCAACAGGAGGCGGAACATGAAGAAATTTCCCCGTATGCACTCTGTACGTTCAGCATCAATTCATTTTCTAAAACtgtataaaacatttgaatagaAATTCAGGCATTATAGTTATGTATTCaatgtattgataaaaatattttttaaaaaatgaaaacgacACTGAATGTATTGTATAAATAAGGATGTCTTACATTTTCCAATGTCGATCCATTCATAACTGTCATCTTTTCTTAAGTactgtagaatactgtatcgaGCCGGACCCTCTACTCCATCCACAAAATGAAATGTACTGTTGAAAGGATCTGTTAATGCAGTAAAACAACAGGAACACTAAAAATGTATGATTTcatctgctgtaaaaaaaaaaatatatatcattcgAATTGTGTGTTTGTCTTTGATATTCTTGACAACAGAATAATATATTTTCGTGGATAAGTCTTGGAAATTGCAAAATCGTTTACTAGTTATCTTGACGATCAAATTATGCTCAAACGGTAACGGTAAACTAAAGATTTAACTTTAAGACAGATGTGTTGATTTCAGCTGTTCCACCTTCACCTTCTAATAATCATGTAGCAACATTACattgcattatgcataaactgcatatgatgtttatgtctccGATCTGATTCAATACGCGAAaacatgttctgtgtatgattaaTTTTGAAATCGACGCCGATGATGCTACAGGGGCTTCAATAAATtcgttttaagtcagcattttgcaaattctctggccgttataatgatcttaggAATTATCAAAATCGTACGACATTTTTCATAGCAGTTGCAAGACGGTTCTTTACGTCTGAGTGTGATGATCAGTTATTCTGTTTACTTGGTCATTATATAGTTTCCCGACCATAATGAGATGCTTGCTCCTTCatgctaggcacctgattctacTCTGGTGTTTGTTATGGTCCGTGTTTCCTCTGCTCTTAATTTCGTGTTCTGTATAGGgtttatgagattcatcactatGTGTTACCTCCAGCATTTTCATAACTCAattatcaatttgaaaattctcaACCACAAAATACATATCGATTCCTTTGAATACAGTTTACCAGTCGCTGTAGCGAAGTGAATAGTGTGCTCCCTTTGTAACCGGGAAGTCACAATATACTCTGGCAAGAATAAGAACTCCCACTGATTCCGGTTTTGAACCCCCTACACGAGTTAAACTTTGAACATTGCACATATAGCTGAAATCGTTTTCATATTGTGTGGAATTTTCGAATAATAAACAAACACATACATTTTATTTAGAAGAAAGCATACCTTCGTGAATGATGTATTAAACGATATTTATACGTTGTTATATTGATTTTAGGAGTCAGCTCTTTTTTCATTACAAGTCAACAATAAACTTTAAGTTTAATACCTTAACGTAGTGCATTCTtcattttcagtaaaatattttcatttggaaGAAATGTGCATGTATTGTTCTTATCAAAGAATTATCTTTAACTAGTTTAGACATCACACATGCCTGTAGAAGTATATATCAGCATTAACTGAGTTCCTAGTATCGggatatttgaaattgaaatatacaaattcaaatacggttaataattttcatagacattatgaaaatttcaataaattcatttcaatgatatttGAATATATTGCTTTCATTTTGATACTTGGTCGATTTAAATGCAAACGAGGAAATCGAATTACCGATTATCATCAACTACACCCTAAACTCAGGAAATCATTATGAATTTGTAATGTTTCAGACATGTTGATATGAAGAATACAAATTGCAATACAAATTTATGTGGGTTGTTTGCATcatgtaatatttttcaatatacagtTCTTCAGTTATTCACTAACGctagaaaatgaaaagtagtgTACACATCAAATCCACCAAAAATTATCCACTATGAACATTCAAATCCCCCCTTCATTTTTACCTTTAACTCTCTCGAGGTATTCTGTCATTAGGTCACCGGTAAAGTTTTCTTTCATCTTCTTACATACACCCGTTAGATTCTGACACATCTCCGAATGCATATTCAACAATGCGTTACCAAATGCGTAAACGGCATCCCTCATGTTGCTGACATATGGAAAATCTTGATAATATAGCAAGTGACGGCTTTACTAAGTAAAAGGTACCGAGATACATTCATCAATgctcaaaaatatttaaaatccagaaccaatttttattttgataacagTCATGAATGTTTAGTCCGTATTGAAATATTCGTAACTCTCTAGTTAATAAATTTATGTGTACGATAACTTTAATCAGTTAGCCACTTTCTGTAGCTTTCATAGATAAAATTCATTGTCATTTTTCAGAGAACTATATAcatcccatatatatatatatatatatatatatatatatatatatatatatataacttgaataTATATTAGCACAATATATCAAAACTCCACAGATTAGTATGGAGGTCGCTCAATAACAACCGCTACAATGTCACAAGTCTTAccttatataaatacatgtatatacaatgtagggCGTTAAGTCAGTAAGAACAGGAAGGTTTCcattttgattttaaagttAAATCATAATATTACTGAACATGTGATGATTGCATGAATGTCAGTTACCTGTGTCGTTAAGGCGTCCACAGGATTCTGATGAACAGTTTGGGAAATATTGATTTAAGTAGTCCTCATACCAAGGATTTGGATTTGTTTGAATCGTTTGGCGGCTGCAATTAGAGACACAAACTAATGAAGTAAAAGCAAAGTACCAAACAGATTACCTGAATTCGGATGACATGCAGACTGGTTTGTCTCAAGACCTGTTAAACTCGTAAAGGTGGAGAGCGCACCTGGGTGATGATTACCTCGTATTTGGAATTGTTGTAAATTGGCATACTTACTGTGTCAGATCCAAAAAACAAataagggggtgggggttgcGATCATAATTTGTACCTTTGTCGCATAGCGGTGGGAGATGGGTATTGAGGTTCCGAAAACAGCAAAACAGACttttttcttaaagattttcAACCTAATGGGGATGCAACCCCATACCCCTTTCACTTATGacatttgttgaaatgaaagttTTTATTCGTAAACTAATTTTTATACCAAGAGACCTAGAGCTGATTAGTTTTCCAACGCCTACAAAGTGATAACTATATTCTAATGTAGACATCAAGTGTGaggatttttaaacaaatatgtataaCTCTACAATAGGAGTGCGATTGTCATTGAGATTACgaaatcaaataatttatttgatatttcacgatgacgatttctttttatatttaccaTAGCCGCCAAAGAATAGATTATCCCTCTTACTTATTGATGTACTGGGAAAATCCAGGATATTCCAATGTTTCTAATGTTAATCCGAGTGTTCCGCTCATGACATCCTCTAATCCTTTTGGTGGATCTCGTCCTGTTATACCATCACTTCCGATCCAGATGATGTCTTCCAGATGTATGTGATGAACGTGGCGGATTATTCTGTACGCATTCTGATACAACATGAACAGGACCACCACTATTTTCCCTATAAGATAAGCATTGTTTACTGTACCTACCAGAACATTTTGTAAAAGTTCAATGCGCTTTAGTCAAATACCTTGAAGTTCCGCTTTAATCAAATACCTTGAacttacatacacatgtatccTTTTATTGGTTTTAATCATAATCACCTTCCaaattttttcttgattttaattcATTCACAATTCCCATGATCTCTACGTCCTTAATATTTTCCGAAATCTGCTTCTCATAACCAATGCATATATTTCCCAGCGAAGCAAAGGTTTTAATGTCCCTGTACCCATAACTGCCATAGCTCGAATCTTCATATAGTATATTCACATACTGCCATCCAAAATATCTGAAGAAGCAAAGACCatagacatttcaaaattatgaaacTCCAAAGTAGAGATTAACATAATAGGAATGCTTACAGTCTGAGAGTTTGAAAGGCGTCTTTCATATTCAAACAAGTGTTAACTTAATATCCTGAAATATTACCCTAATATGGTCACAACTACCGAATTCGGTATTGTAGTGAGATATTATCTGGACGTTTGCTGAAGGCGGATAATAAACACACGTACAAAttctacttttaaaaacaattatgtGTCAGTTAGAATCAGTCATCAAGACGGCAGAGCATGAAAGTGAGAACTTGCATCTTGGAATGAGAACAGACGTAGTCAAATAAAAAAGGTATTGTCAATCGGTAGTAATAATTACTAGATTGGTAAGGAGTTACCAAATACTTTGCCAGATTTGCATTCAAAATGGCATTACTTAACAACTATGAGTTCATCCATGGACCATTGAGAAGCATACCTATGTATTTTGCTTTATgtcaagctactgacaaacaagttgatggtacaggggtttcaacagtctcgtataaagtcagcatttcgcaaattctatggtctttataacgatctagtttgccaatacaacctatcattgggtcaaatgctgtctgatgtgtttcatactgattgttagacagttcgtggcacaccgattttgactacagataactgtttacctgatcaagatatagagctcacggcggatgtgaccggttgacaggggatgcttactccccctaggcacctgatcccacctctggtgttccaaggggtccgtgtttgcccaactatctattttgtattgcatgtgggatttatgagatcgatcactgttcgttatctttaccctTTATTCATGCATTCTGCAGTGTGTTTTGATTTTCTTTGGTGCAACTTGTGTTAATATCTCTTATCCAATTAGATATCTAGAAAGctatttcaaatgaattgatgaattTGTTTCACCTCATATGATATTAAACTAAAACTGTTAcatcatatgagtgaaaaattcttgggGGGCGTTGAACAACATACAATATATGTTAATGAACTGCAGAAAAAGGTTTCCAGATCGAAAATCATTGCAGCGCTGAAATTAATAGCCCGTCATGCCACCCAACGTTCAAGGTAGCAAATGTCTATCCATACTAAAGTGATATTATGAATAGTTtgcatattattttaaaaattagccAAATTGCATTGCTTTCCCATCAGTTAATATGGCAAGATACAGCATTCATTCCTTGTAATCAAACATCGCAAACTATAGTAGaaaatttatcatgttttgGTCAATACCTGAGCAGCTGAACAATTCCTTTAGCCTGGTGAGTGTCAGACGGGACTGTTCTTTTGAAATACTTATATTTCTTTCTGTCATTGAGAATGGACGATGTGGCAGAAGCACTTATCTGgtattaaaacatgaaaaaatgaaagacaaaattcatttttttttttttacttaaaatCATAATCcaagtacaaaaatatttaaagtttaatCTATATCATGTATGTATGGGGATGGGTGTTGATTGATTCCCGTTGGTTTACTTGATtcgttcattattttcattacaaaatgAATCGAAATGATTACGTTATAAGTGTCAATTTCAGAAGCGATTTCAAAAACCCAAATGATTCATGGTgtatttatatcatttacaaaTCCGGTACTGTGTATATAATGGAGTATACAAATGTGATTATATTACCTTTAGTAGAGAATTATTTCTATAGTTCACATGAACCTTTAATATTGCCCTACCTGCGGCATTTGGAAAAGATCGAATAAACTGGCCACAATCCGGGTTTCTTTACTTGTTACTGGACCAATCACTCCAATAACCCTTCTGGATAGAAATGGAGTACAAGTGATGTTATCAAGTTCTCCGTGCTGTGTATAGTAACTCTGTTCTTGTAACTCGAGAGAGTGATGCAAAGAGGGATTAATGATGTAGCAAGTGTCGTAGGCAATCAGACCCAACGAGATCCGAGACTTTGTCAAGAAACCGTTAACTTCCTTTAGGGCGAAAATTGCTGCGTCCA encodes the following:
- the LOC125664027 gene encoding metabotropic glutamate receptor 3-like isoform X1, yielding MAISFGCLTFCLVTLLGYAFCNSSGQRYVHIPGDFMLGGLFPVHFPDGDKCGITIDQDVGIHLLDAAIFALKEVNGFLTKSRISLGLIAYDTCYIINPSLHHSLELQEQSYYTQHGELDNITCTPFLSRRVIGVIGPVTSKETRIVASLFDLFQMPQISASATSSILNDRKKYKYFKRTVPSDTHQAKGIVQLLRYFGWQYVNILYEDSSYGSYGYRDIKTFASLGNICIGYEKQISENIKDVEIMGIVNELKSRKNLEGKIVVVLFMLYQNAYRIIRHVHHIHLEDIIWIGSDGITGRDPPKGLEDVMSGTLGLTLETLEYPGFSQYINNRQTIQTNPNPWYEDYLNQYFPNCSSESCGRLNDTDFPYVSNMRDAVYAFGNALLNMHSEMCQNLTGVCKKMKENFTGDLMTEYLERVKDPFNSTFHFVDGVEGPARYSILQYLRKDDSYEWIDIGKFLENELMLNVQSAYGEISSCSASCWKGYIKRITEKCCWECTPCPAGAIANSSNSYVCVNCPIGFTSNVDRNECIRITVSYFTYDNPFSIAILVLCILGFLLCVAVSVVVVKTRNTPLLKATGFETSIVLLFSILLSYSSPFVLLSKPTSGSCALARLFIGMSYTLAYSSVLSKLIVYKRAFDVRAGIKQRALKGQHVLRPYICTMKTALLLSLVLSAVQLLAIIFWMIVDTPAHDISYDALAQQPIGHRACKDSSDFSYFLLLFWPFMLMIVCLVFAIKTRKLPEGMNDSREIMYCSFTSSVIWLAFVPLYAFSGTAAVRVISLCVSLFIHATVFLACLFLTKIYIVIFRPEKNNKARVMRSNVSKSQDSCDGTLGKDGQRHKNNQNSHFDKHHEEETLSYHELEHEDIQTNAKPSAIVFKNEIFETIKESYLERNPPLKFEDIRS
- the LOC125664027 gene encoding metabotropic glutamate receptor 3-like isoform X2 translates to MAISFGCLTFCLVTLLGYAFCNSSGQRYVHIPGDFMLGGLFPVHFPDGDKCGITIDQDVGIHLLDAAIFALKEVNGFLTKSRISLGLIAYDTCYIINPSLHHSLELQEQSYYTQHGELDNITCTPFLSRRVIGVIGPVTSKETRIVASLFDLFQMPQISASATSSILNDRKKYKYFKRTVPSDTHQAKGIVQLLRYFGWQYVNILYEDSSYGSYGYRDIKTFASLGNICIGYEKQISENIKDVEIMGIVNELKSRKNLEGKIVVVLFMLYQNAYRIIRHVHHIHLEDIIWIGSDGITGRDPPKGLEDVMSGTLGLTLETLEYPGFSQYINNRQTIQTNPNPWYEDYLNQYFPNCSSESCGRLNDTDFPYVSNMRDAVYAFGNALLNMHSEMCQNLTGVCKKMKENFTGDLMTEYLERVKDPFNSTFHFVDGVEGPARYSILQYLRKDDSYEWIDIGKFLENELMLNVQSAYGEISSCSASCWKGYIKRITEKCCWECTPCPAGAIANSSNSYVCVNCPIGFTSNVDRNECIRITVSYFTYDNPFSIAILVLCILGFLLCVAVSVVVVKTRNTPLLKATGFETSIVLLFSILLSYSSPFVLLSKPTSGSCALARLFIGMSYTLAYSSVLSKLIVYKRAFDVRAGIKQRALKGQHVLRPYICTMKTALLLSLVLSAVQLLAIIFWMIVDTPAHDISYDALAQQPIGHRACKDSSDFSYFLLLFWPFMLMIVCLVFAIKTRKLPEGMNDSREIMYCSFTSSVIWLAFVPLYAFSGTAAVRVISLCVSLFIHATVFLACLFLTKIYIVIFRPEKNNKARVMRSNVSKSQDSCDGTLGKDGQRHKNNQNSHFDKHHEEETLSYRR